A single Brevundimonas sp. SL130 DNA region contains:
- the edd gene encoding phosphogluconate dehydratase, with protein sequence MTLHPTVAAVTARIVEKSRAARADYLRRMDAARDSGTGRAKLSCANWAHAFAGQTIADKLTSMDGSKPNLGIVTAYNDMLSAHQPFERFPDVVRKAVREVGATAQVAGGTPAMCDGVTQGRPGMELSLFSRDVIAMSTGVALTHDAFDAALMLGVCDKIVPGLFMGALAFGHLPVVFAPAGPMPSGIPNAEKARVRAEYAQNKVDRQTLLESEIGSYHSPGTCTFYGTANSNQMMMELAGLHMPSTAFVHPDTGLRDALTAAAAKRAVELARSGECRMADVIDEKSIVNAIVALLATGGSTNHAIHLVAMARAAGVLIDWTDMDELSSVTPLLARVYPNGSADVNAFQAAGGVAFVARELAQAGHIHSDVTTIMGKGIHAYFQEPSMVDGQLVWRDGVKESLDLDILRPASNPFDKEGGLRLVKGDLGRAVIKVSAVKPENRIVEAPAAVFETQEDALQAFKDGKLYRDVVVVLRFQGPKANGMPELHSLSPALSIIQDKGFKVAFVTDGRMSGASGKTPAAIHVSPEALAGGPLAHVKDGDIIRLDAEAGVLTTVGVDGLTARPAAARGDANAAGSAWGYGRELFGAFRHVVTTAEEGATVCFAFPSGAQSHTDTPPDPNFVDRTVDA encoded by the coding sequence ATGACCCTGCACCCCACGGTGGCCGCGGTCACCGCCCGGATCGTCGAGAAGAGCCGCGCTGCGCGCGCCGACTATCTGCGTCGCATGGACGCCGCCCGCGACAGCGGGACCGGCCGCGCCAAGCTGAGCTGCGCCAACTGGGCCCACGCCTTCGCCGGCCAGACCATCGCCGACAAACTCACGTCGATGGACGGGTCCAAGCCCAACCTGGGCATCGTCACCGCCTATAATGACATGCTGTCGGCCCACCAGCCGTTCGAGCGTTTCCCCGATGTGGTCCGCAAGGCCGTGCGGGAAGTCGGCGCCACGGCCCAGGTCGCCGGCGGCACCCCCGCCATGTGCGACGGCGTCACCCAGGGTCGTCCCGGCATGGAGCTGTCGCTGTTCAGCCGCGACGTCATCGCCATGTCCACCGGCGTGGCCCTGACCCATGACGCCTTCGACGCCGCCCTGATGCTGGGCGTCTGCGACAAGATCGTGCCCGGCCTGTTCATGGGCGCCCTGGCCTTCGGCCATCTGCCCGTCGTCTTCGCCCCCGCCGGCCCCATGCCCTCGGGCATTCCGAACGCGGAAAAGGCCCGCGTCCGCGCCGAGTACGCCCAGAACAAGGTCGATCGCCAGACACTGCTGGAAAGCGAGATCGGCTCCTATCACTCGCCCGGCACCTGCACCTTCTACGGCACGGCCAACTCCAATCAGATGATGATGGAGCTGGCGGGCCTGCACATGCCCTCGACCGCCTTCGTCCACCCGGACACCGGCCTGCGCGACGCCCTGACCGCCGCCGCCGCCAAGCGCGCCGTCGAACTGGCCCGCAGCGGCGAATGCCGCATGGCCGACGTCATCGACGAGAAGTCCATCGTCAACGCCATCGTCGCCCTTCTGGCCACCGGCGGCTCGACCAACCACGCCATCCACCTGGTCGCCATGGCGCGGGCGGCGGGCGTGCTGATCGACTGGACCGACATGGACGAGCTGTCGTCCGTCACCCCCCTGCTGGCCCGCGTCTATCCCAACGGCTCGGCCGATGTGAACGCCTTCCAGGCCGCCGGCGGCGTCGCCTTCGTGGCGCGTGAACTGGCCCAGGCCGGCCACATCCACTCCGACGTCACCACCATTATGGGCAAGGGCATCCACGCCTATTTCCAGGAACCGTCGATGGTCGATGGCCAGCTGGTCTGGCGCGACGGGGTCAAGGAAAGCCTCGATCTCGACATCCTGCGCCCCGCCTCCAACCCCTTCGACAAGGAGGGCGGTCTGCGCCTGGTCAAGGGCGACCTGGGCCGCGCGGTCATCAAGGTCTCGGCGGTCAAGCCCGAGAACCGCATCGTCGAGGCCCCCGCCGCCGTCTTCGAAACCCAGGAAGACGCGCTTCAGGCCTTCAAGGACGGCAAGCTCTACCGCGACGTGGTCGTGGTCCTGCGCTTCCAGGGCCCCAAGGCCAACGGCATGCCCGAACTGCACAGCCTGTCGCCCGCCCTGTCGATCATCCAGGACAAGGGGTTCAAGGTCGCCTTCGTCACCGACGGCCGCATGTCGGGCGCCAGCGGCAAGACCCCCGCCGCCATTCACGTCAGCCCTGAGGCCCTCGCCGGCGGCCCCCTGGCCCATGTGAAGGACGGCGACATCATCCGTCTGGACGCCGAGGCCGGGGTTCTGACCACGGTGGGCGTCGACGGCCTGACCGCCCGCCCCGCCGCCGCTCGCGGCGACGCCAACGCCGCCGGCTCAGCCTGGGGCTATGGCCGCGAGCTGTTCGGCGCCTTCCGCCACGTCGTCACCACGGCTGAAGAAGGCGCCACCGTCTGCTTCGCCTTCCCCAGCGGCGCCCAATCGCATACGGACACGCCACCCGATCCCAACTTCGTCGACCGGACCGTGGACGCCTGA
- a CDS encoding DUF1295 domain-containing protein, whose product MTLTDILILLGLNLALIVAVMLGLWRVALKLKDVSFIDAVWPLGMLLLALATLPRAEGDPARKALLVGLCAVWALRLGWHLFRRWRASGADGRYVQIVEDQEKSHGWSFGKTALLFVFLPQAVLAWLTSLPVQLGQVAPQPGLGVVAGVGALLAVVGIVFESVGDAQLAAFKRDPANKGRVLDTGLWRYTRHPNYFGDACVWWGLWLIAAETGVGLWSIAGPIFLTFTLTRWSGIGITEKAINRSRPGYADYVKRTSAFVPWPPKTG is encoded by the coding sequence ATGACCCTGACCGACATCCTCATCCTGCTGGGACTGAACCTGGCCCTGATCGTCGCCGTGATGCTCGGCCTATGGCGGGTCGCGCTGAAGCTGAAGGACGTCAGTTTCATCGATGCGGTCTGGCCGTTGGGCATGTTGTTGCTGGCCCTGGCGACCCTGCCGCGCGCCGAGGGCGATCCGGCGCGCAAGGCGCTGCTGGTGGGGCTGTGCGCGGTCTGGGCGTTGCGGCTGGGCTGGCATCTGTTCCGCCGCTGGCGGGCCAGCGGGGCGGATGGGCGGTATGTGCAGATCGTCGAGGATCAGGAAAAGTCCCACGGCTGGTCGTTTGGCAAGACGGCGCTGTTGTTCGTGTTTCTGCCCCAGGCCGTGCTGGCCTGGCTGACGTCGCTGCCGGTGCAGTTGGGGCAGGTCGCCCCTCAGCCGGGGCTGGGCGTCGTCGCCGGGGTCGGGGCGTTGCTGGCGGTGGTCGGGATTGTATTCGAGAGCGTCGGCGACGCCCAGTTGGCGGCGTTCAAGCGCGATCCGGCCAACAAGGGCAGGGTGCTGGACACCGGCCTGTGGCGCTATACGCGGCATCCGAACTATTTCGGCGACGCCTGCGTCTGGTGGGGGCTGTGGCTGATCGCGGCCGAGACGGGCGTGGGTCTGTGGTCGATCGCCGGGCCGATCTTCCTGACCTTCACCCTGACGCGCTGGTCGGGGATCGGGATTACCGAGAAGGCGATCAACAGGTCGCGGCCGGGGTATGCGGACTATGTGAAACGGACCAGCGCCTTCGTGCCGTGGCCGCCGAAGACCGGGTGA
- a CDS encoding nucleotidyltransferase family protein — MSDALSPKLAERLIEIVRADPGLMHVLRTVRALDLPDWRLVSGAVYQAVWNARTGRPSGYGIKDYDLAYFDGSDLSYEAEDVVIKQVAAAFDEPFRSQVEVRNQARVHLWFQNRFGEPYEPLHATDEALGRFVAPTFAVGVRLEADDTITVAAPFGLEDVFAMVVRPNPNRPLAKGWVKTVENARGRWPELTVVEPA, encoded by the coding sequence ATGAGCGACGCCCTGAGCCCCAAATTAGCTGAAAGACTGATCGAAATCGTCCGCGCCGATCCCGGCCTGATGCACGTCTTGCGGACGGTGCGGGCGCTGGATCTGCCCGACTGGCGGCTGGTGTCGGGCGCCGTCTATCAGGCGGTGTGGAACGCCAGGACGGGACGGCCGTCGGGATACGGGATCAAGGATTACGACCTGGCCTATTTCGACGGGTCGGACCTGTCGTACGAGGCCGAGGACGTGGTGATCAAACAGGTCGCCGCCGCCTTCGACGAACCCTTCCGCAGCCAGGTCGAGGTCCGCAATCAGGCGCGGGTGCACCTGTGGTTCCAGAACCGGTTCGGCGAGCCCTATGAACCGTTGCACGCGACCGACGAAGCCCTGGGCCGGTTCGTGGCCCCCACCTTCGCCGTCGGGGTGCGGCTGGAAGCGGACGACACGATCACCGTGGCGGCGCCGTTCGGTCTGGAGGATGTGTTCGCCATGGTCGTGCGGCCGAACCCGAACCGGCCGCTGGCCAAGGGCTGGGTCAAGACTGTCGAGAATGCGCGGGGGCGGTGGCCGGAGCTGACGGTGGTTGAACCGGCCTAG
- the thiD gene encoding bifunctional hydroxymethylpyrimidine kinase/phosphomethylpyrimidine kinase produces the protein MSLHRGRVLILAGSDSGGGAGVQADIKAVTMMGGFAATAITAITVQNTLGVHGVHPLPLDLIAAQARAVLEDIGTDAVKTGMLGSVEVVETVAALLDEAKAPAVVDPVMVAKGGHPLLPDAAVEAVRTLMIPRAALLTPNAPEAEALTGLAVRDIDGQRRAGEALLKLGARAVLMKGGHVDGPTVIDLLMTADGETVLEAERIDTRHTHGTGCTLASACAAGLALGRPLEVAVAEAWAYVGEAIRRAPGLGGGHGPLDHGWPVRG, from the coding sequence ATGAGTCTTCATCGGGGCAGGGTCTTGATCCTGGCGGGGTCGGACAGCGGCGGCGGCGCGGGCGTCCAGGCCGACATCAAGGCGGTGACGATGATGGGCGGGTTCGCCGCCACGGCGATCACGGCGATCACGGTGCAGAACACCCTGGGGGTTCATGGGGTCCACCCCCTGCCGCTGGACCTGATCGCGGCCCAGGCGCGGGCGGTGCTGGAGGATATAGGGACCGATGCGGTCAAGACCGGCATGCTGGGCTCGGTCGAGGTGGTCGAGACGGTGGCGGCCCTGCTGGACGAGGCCAAGGCCCCGGCGGTGGTCGATCCGGTCATGGTGGCCAAGGGCGGCCATCCGCTATTGCCCGATGCGGCGGTCGAGGCGGTCCGGACCCTGATGATCCCGCGCGCGGCCCTGCTGACCCCCAATGCGCCCGAGGCCGAGGCCCTGACCGGGCTGGCGGTGCGCGACATCGACGGTCAGAGGCGGGCGGGCGAGGCCCTGCTGAAACTGGGCGCCCGGGCCGTGCTGATGAAGGGCGGTCATGTGGACGGGCCGACGGTGATCGACCTGTTGATGACGGCCGACGGGGAGACGGTGCTGGAAGCCGAACGGATCGACACCCGCCACACCCACGGCACCGGCTGCACCCTGGCCAGCGCGTGCGCGGCGGGCCTGGCCCTGGGCCGGCCGCTGGAGGTCGCGGTGGCGGAAGCCTGGGCCTATGTTGGCGAGGCCATCCGGCGGGCGCCCGGCCTGGGCGGCGGGCATGGGCCGCTGGATCACGGCTGGCCGGTGCGGGGCTAG
- a CDS encoding DMT family transporter yields MSWILSINPWVTLVVAGLLEVLWASGLKNVSLQRPLTSLGVLVALAASMVLLWVATQKLPIGTAYVIWTGIGAVGAALVGIVVYGEPATAVRAVCILLIVAGIVGLKLFSGAQA; encoded by the coding sequence ATGTCCTGGATCCTGTCGATCAATCCGTGGGTGACGCTGGTCGTCGCCGGTCTGCTGGAAGTGCTGTGGGCGTCCGGCCTCAAGAACGTCAGCCTGCAAAGGCCGCTGACCTCGCTGGGCGTGCTGGTCGCGCTGGCGGCCAGCATGGTCCTGCTGTGGGTGGCGACGCAGAAGCTGCCGATCGGCACGGCCTATGTGATCTGGACCGGGATCGGGGCGGTGGGCGCGGCCCTGGTCGGGATCGTCGTCTATGGCGAGCCGGCGACGGCGGTGCGGGCGGTGTGCATCCTGCTGATCGTGGCGGGGATCGTGGGCCTGAAGTTGTTCTCGGGGGCGCAGGCATGA
- the folP gene encoding dihydropteroate synthase, which produces MTVQVMGIVNVTPDSFSDGGRWASTQAAVDQAMRLVEQGAEVLDIGGESTRPGAEPVGEAEEIDRVAPVIAAVRARWAGLISVDTMKPAVARAAVAAGAAMWNDVTALTHASDSLAVAAELGCEVVLMHMRGEPRTMQADPRYDEVVGEVVAYLRERAEAAVAAGVARERIWLDPGIGFGKTLDHNMALTARLGALVELGFPVLYAASRKRTVQAVDATAVEATDRLGGSLALALEGARRGARMVRVHDVRETVQALKLQAAVAAAE; this is translated from the coding sequence ATGACGGTTCAGGTCATGGGCATCGTCAACGTCACGCCCGACAGCTTCTCCGACGGGGGGCGGTGGGCGTCGACGCAGGCGGCTGTGGACCAGGCGATGCGGCTGGTCGAGCAGGGGGCGGAGGTGCTGGACATTGGGGGCGAGAGCACTCGGCCGGGGGCGGAGCCGGTGGGCGAGGCCGAGGAGATCGACCGGGTCGCGCCGGTGATCGCTGCGGTTCGCGCGCGGTGGGCCGGCCTGATCAGCGTGGATACGATGAAGCCGGCGGTGGCTCGGGCCGCCGTGGCGGCGGGGGCGGCCATGTGGAACGACGTGACGGCCCTGACCCATGCGTCCGACAGCCTGGCGGTTGCGGCCGAGCTGGGGTGCGAGGTGGTGCTGATGCACATGAGGGGGGAACCCCGGACCATGCAGGCCGATCCCCGCTATGACGAGGTGGTGGGCGAGGTGGTCGCCTATCTGCGCGAGCGGGCCGAGGCGGCGGTGGCGGCGGGGGTGGCGCGTGAGCGGATCTGGCTGGATCCGGGCATTGGGTTCGGCAAGACGCTGGACCACAATATGGCGCTGACGGCGCGGCTGGGCGCGCTGGTCGAGCTGGGCTTCCCGGTGCTGTACGCCGCCAGCCGCAAGCGGACGGTCCAAGCGGTTGATGCGACGGCGGTGGAGGCGACCGACCGGCTGGGCGGCTCGCTGGCCCTGGCGCTGGAGGGGGCGCGGCGCGGGGCGCGGATGGTGCGGGTCCATGATGTGCGCGAGACGGTTCAGGCGCTGAAGCTTCAGGCGGCGGTGGCGGCGGCGGAGTGA
- a CDS encoding winged helix-turn-helix domain-containing protein — MGLNDLGRIDEVIHGRMRLGIMVYLADAEAADFTELKTVLEATQGNLSVHIKKLEEAGYVAVAKSFVNNKPLTRVSITPEGRKAFAAYLDALGGLIGRPG; from the coding sequence ATGGGGCTGAACGACCTGGGGCGGATCGACGAGGTCATCCACGGCCGCATGCGGCTGGGGATCATGGTCTATCTGGCCGATGCGGAGGCGGCCGACTTCACCGAGCTGAAGACGGTGCTGGAGGCGACGCAGGGTAATCTGTCGGTCCATATCAAGAAGCTGGAGGAGGCCGGCTATGTCGCCGTGGCCAAGAGTTTCGTGAACAACAAGCCCCTGACCCGGGTGTCGATCACGCCTGAGGGGCGCAAGGCCTTCGCGGCCTATCTGGACGCGCTGGGCGGGCTGATCGGGAGGCCGGGATGA
- a CDS encoding acyltransferase family protein — protein MSASEIERSERLHGLDALRGGALLLGVVVHASLSFFPQQIWIVADDSRSIWAAGLFFAIHLFRMTAFFLIAGLFAHLMLARRGWRGFAKDRAARIAGPLAVFWLPVLAGIIVALVWNAHVNGLVTPGAPPPPPPTHDWTNFPLTHLWFLYLLSLFCIAALVLRAPFAALDRAGGWGRGVDRLTGVLIGWQTPFILAAPLALAFWLDPKWIAFFAVPTPDTGLVPHTAALVGFGGAFVLGFLLDRRRDLLERLAGFWPVYLILAVVAGVWSWRLAGGPSLEPMADPTPAKAVAAAVVAVAVYASALAATGLCLRFLSGYSSVRRYFADASYWVYILHLPLVMLAQVWVQDWDAPWPAKLAGVSLGVLAVCLATYELLIRHSFMGRWLNGRRVPWRRSPAPVLSPAE, from the coding sequence ATGTCGGCATCTGAAATCGAGCGGTCCGAGCGCCTGCACGGGCTGGACGCCTTGAGGGGCGGGGCCCTGTTGCTGGGGGTGGTGGTGCACGCCAGCCTGTCCTTCTTTCCGCAGCAGATCTGGATCGTGGCGGACGACAGCCGTTCGATCTGGGCGGCGGGGCTGTTCTTCGCCATCCACCTGTTCCGGATGACGGCCTTCTTTCTGATCGCCGGCCTGTTCGCCCATCTGATGCTGGCGCGCCGCGGTTGGCGGGGCTTCGCCAAGGATCGCGCGGCTCGCATCGCCGGGCCGCTGGCGGTCTTCTGGCTGCCGGTGTTGGCGGGGATCATCGTCGCCCTGGTGTGGAACGCCCACGTCAACGGCCTGGTCACGCCCGGCGCCCCGCCGCCGCCGCCGCCGACCCATGACTGGACCAATTTCCCGCTGACCCATCTGTGGTTCCTGTATCTGCTCAGCCTGTTCTGCATCGCGGCCCTGGTGCTGAGGGCGCCCTTCGCCGCCCTGGATCGGGCCGGAGGCTGGGGGCGCGGAGTCGATCGCCTCACCGGGGTTCTGATCGGCTGGCAGACGCCCTTCATCCTGGCCGCCCCGCTGGCGCTGGCCTTCTGGCTGGACCCCAAGTGGATCGCCTTCTTCGCCGTGCCGACGCCGGATACCGGACTGGTTCCGCATACAGCCGCCCTCGTCGGCTTCGGCGGCGCCTTTGTCCTGGGCTTCCTGCTGGACCGCCGTCGCGACCTGCTGGAGCGGCTCGCCGGCTTCTGGCCGGTCTATCTGATCCTGGCGGTGGTCGCGGGCGTGTGGTCATGGCGGCTGGCGGGCGGACCCAGCCTTGAGCCCATGGCCGATCCGACCCCGGCCAAGGCGGTCGCCGCCGCCGTGGTCGCCGTCGCCGTCTATGCCTCGGCCCTGGCGGCGACCGGCCTGTGCCTGCGCTTCCTGTCCGGATACAGCTCCGTCCGGCGCTACTTCGCCGACGCCTCCTACTGGGTCTACATCCTGCACCTGCCGCTGGTCATGCTGGCCCAGGTCTGGGTGCAGGACTGGGACGCGCCCTGGCCGGCCAAGCTGGCGGGGGTGTCGCTGGGGGTGCTGGCCGTCTGTCTGGCGACCTATGAACTGCTGATCCGCCATAGCTTCATGGGCCGCTGGCTGAACGGACGCCGGGTTCCCTGGCGGCGCAGCCCCGCGCCCGTCCTGTCTCCCGCCGAATAG